The genomic region GCGCGAGCAGCGGATCGCCCGGCCCGTAGTTCACCGCCGGTACGCCGAGCAGCGAGAACCTGGCCACGTCGGTCCAGCCGAACTTCGGCTTCGGCTCGCCGCCCACCACCTGCAGGAACGCCGCCGCCGCGGGCCGCTCCAGCCCCGGCAGGCCACCCGGCGCCGAGTCGGTCACGGTGACCTCGAACCCCTCGAACACCTCCCGCAGGTGCGCCTCGGCCTCGGCCTCCGACCGGTTCGGCGCGAACCGGTAGTTGATCGACACCGTGCACAGGTCCGGCACGACGTTGCCGGCGACCCCGCCGCTGATCCCGACCGCGTTCAGCCCCTCGCGGTACTCCAGCCCGTCGATCGGCACCCGCCGCGGCTCGTACGCCGCCAGCCGGGCCAGCACGTCGCCGGCGGCGTGGATCGCGTTGCGGCCCATCCAGGAGCGGGCCGAGTGGGCCCGTTCGCCGCGGGTGGTCACCTCGATCCGCATCGTGCCCTGGCAACCGGCCTCGACCACCGCGTTCGACGGCTCCATCACCACCGCGAACACCCCTTCGAGCAGTTCCGGGTTCGACCGGGACAGCTTGAACAGGCCGTTGCGCTCGGCCTCGATCTCCTCGCAGTCGTAGAAGATGTAGGTGACGTCGCGGTTGGGGTCGGCCAGGGTCGCGGCCAGCCGCAGCCCGACGGCGACCCCGCCCTTCATGTCGCAGGCGCCGAGCCCGTGGATCAGCCCGTCGGCGCGGCGCGACGGCAGGTTGCCGTTCAGCGGCACGGTGTCCAGGTGCCCGGCGATGACGATCCGCTCGGCCCGGCCCAGGTCGGTCCGGGCGACCACGGTGTTGCCGTGCCGGAACACCTTCAGATGCCCGTACGCCGACAACGCGGCCTCGACCGCGTCCGCCAGCTCCTCCTCGGTCCCGCTGACCGACGAGACGTCGACCAGCGCCGCCGTCAGCTCGGGACTGGTTGCGGTCAGATCAAGCTTGGTCATGGGGCCTCCCGGCCTGGACTGAGGAGTGAAGGGAGCGAAGCGACCGGAGCGACGAGGGGAGGGCGGGAGTCCCAGCCCCATGACTTGCCGCGCCGGAGGCGCGGCAATTCAGGACGGCAGGAACACGCAGAACTCGTTGCCTTCGGGGTCGGCGCAGACGTGCCAGCCGATCTCGCCGTCCTTGGGCCGCAGCAGTGTCGCACCCGCGGCCAGCACCGGCTCCAGGGCGTCCGCGGTGACGTCCCAGTGGATCCGGTTCTTCACCGTCTTCGGCTCCGGCACCGGCACGAACACCCAGTACTTGAACGGCATGCCCGGCACGTTCTCCAGCCAGCACCACGGCTTGCCCTCGTCGTGCGCGACGTCGCCGCCGACCACCTCGGCCCACCAGCGCGCCTGCCGCTCCGGCTCGGCCGAGTCCACCACCAGCTCCATCACCCGGTACTCCGGAGCGCTGTCCCGCACGAACCCGCAGAACTCCCCACCCTCCGGATCCTCCATCACCGCCCAGGGCTGCTCGTCGCTGATCGGGCTCTGCACCTTCGCACCGAGCTTCTCCAGCTCCTCGATCGCGGTGGTGTGCACGTCCAGGTGGACCCGCTGCTTCACCGACCGCGGCTCGGCCACCTTGTTGATCCAGATCGTCTGCTCCGGCCGGCCCCCGACCAGCACCTCCGGGTTGTCGGCCGGCGGCGTCAGCCCCAGCACCTGCCCCCAGAAAGCCGTCATCACACTCGGACAGTTGACGTCCACACACAGGTCCTTGAACCGCGCAACACTCATCCCCCAAGGCTAAAGCTTCCCCTCCCACCCCTCGTACACGACGCCCGCCCTCCCTCCCCCACCTTGAGCACCCGCCAGCCACCAACCGCCGCCACAAACAGCTGGCGGGTGCCCAAGGTCGCCGCACCGGCACCGCAGTACCCCACCTCCCCCGCACGAGGACCACTCACCCCTTCACCCCGCACATCTCTACGCCCGCCCCTCTCCCCCACCTTGAGCACCCGTCAGCCACCAACCGCCGCCACAAACGGCTGGCGGGTGCCCAAGGTCGCCGCGCCGGCACCGCAGTACCCCCTACCCCCGCCGTGGCGCACCCCTTCCGCCCCGACCTTGAGCACCGTCAGCCACCAACCGCCCCGCCACAAACGGCTGGCGGGCGCCCAAGGTCGCCGCGCCGAAACCGCAGTACCCCACCTACCCCCGCACGAGGACCCCTCACCCCAGCACGCCTCGACGCCCACCCCTCCCACCGCCACCTTGAGCACCTGCCAGCCATCGACCGCCCCGCCACAAACGGCTGGTGGGTGCTCAAAGTCGCTCGGGGTACGCCGGGGTACGCCGCGGCGCGGGGTGGGGCTGCGGGAGGTGCAGGGGGTCAGGTGGTGCGTTTGCGGTAGTGGCGGTTGACGCGTTCGCGGTTGCCGCAGGCCGGGGAGCACCAGGTTTGGCGCGGGTCGGTCTGGAGGAAGTACCGGACGCAGCGTGCCGCCGGGCAGGCGCGCAGGCGGGCCAGGTCGGGTCCGGTGAGGAAGTCGATGGTCGAGCGGGCGACCGCGCCGGTGAGCAGCAGCACCGGGTCCGACGTGCGCGCCGACCAGGTGACGGCCGGCGCGGGGTCGTCGTCCGGCCAGGTGAGCTGCGGAGTACCGAGCTGGTCGGCTATCCGGTTGAGGCGTTGCAGCGCGGTGCCCGGTTCGAGCGGGTCGGCGATCTCCACCTTGGTCGGAGGCGCCGGACGGATCGCCCGCGCGAAGAGATTGCGGACGACAACGCGCAGGTCGATCAGCGCCGGGCGTACCGAAGCCGGCCCGGGGAGGTCGACCGGATGCCCGACGAGCTCGGTGACCTGCGGCGCGGTGCGGTGCAGCCAGGCGGT from Kribbella flavida DSM 17836 harbors:
- a CDS encoding VOC family protein, whose amino-acid sequence is MSVARFKDLCVDVNCPSVMTAFWGQVLGLTPPADNPEVLVGGRPEQTIWINKVAEPRSVKQRVHLDVHTTAIEELEKLGAKVQSPISDEQPWAVMEDPEGGEFCGFVRDSAPEYRVMELVVDSAEPERQARWWAEVVGGDVAHDEGKPWCWLENVPGMPFKYWVFVPVPEPKTVKNRIHWDVTADALEPVLAAGATLLRPKDGEIGWHVCADPEGNEFCVFLPS
- a CDS encoding CGNR zinc finger domain-containing protein, producing MALALDLAATVGHDGHGGIADSFADDAGVTAWLHRTAPQVTELVGHPVDLPGPASVRPALIDLRVVVRNLFARAIRPAPPTKVEIADPLEPGTALQRLNRIADQLGTPQLTWPDDDPAPAVTWSARTSDPVLLLTGAVARSTIDFLTGPDLARLRACPAARCVRYFLQTDPRQTWCSPACGNRERVNRHYRKRTT
- the dapE gene encoding succinyl-diaminopimelate desuccinylase, whose product is MTKLDLTATSPELTAALVDVSSVSGTEEELADAVEAALSAYGHLKVFRHGNTVVARTDLGRAERIVIAGHLDTVPLNGNLPSRRADGLIHGLGACDMKGGVAVGLRLAATLADPNRDVTYIFYDCEEIEAERNGLFKLSRSNPELLEGVFAVVMEPSNAVVEAGCQGTMRIEVTTRGERAHSARSWMGRNAIHAAGDVLARLAAYEPRRVPIDGLEYREGLNAVGISGGVAGNVVPDLCTVSINYRFAPNRSEAEAEAHLREVFEGFEVTVTDSAPGGLPGLERPAAAAFLQVVGGEPKPKFGWTDVARFSLLGVPAVNYGPGDPLLAHKQEEFVPEAEIEQCEQRLRTWLTA